The nucleotide sequence catgtctaccacggttttgtcttccgaatgcaccatttctgtaaatttgctaataatcttttaaaaatagtaaatgccattatttttgcaaaattattacgagatctattatactaataacggtttgataaaatacagtagactgcctactggttttacctgtaataaggtttgatacagatgattatgattatggttttggcctccaccaccctctcacctaacttgttcgttccatgtctaccacggttttgtcttccgaatgcaccatttctgtaaatttgctaataatcttttaaaaatagtaaatgccattatttttgcaaaattattacgagatctattatactaataacggtttgataaaatacagtagactgcctactggttttacctgtaataaggtttgatacagatgattatgattatggttttggcctccaccaccctctcacctaacttgttccaaccatgtctaccacggttttgtcttccgaatgcaccatttctgtaaatttgctaataatcttttaaaaatagtaaatgccattatttttgcaaaattcctgaatattgtcaaaatgacggaaacccatatgtcaaaaacacatggagatataccaatcctggaagacattcttccatccccacttgaaactgttgagcaggtggaaagtctgtcacatgagctaaaagttaacagtgaatataaaaagagtatggtaagtgttgcttaattcttttagcctgagtatggtaagtgttgctgaatttttttagccttgtacatatgtcttttgattagtttttttgcagatgaaggaaggtggggtggcacataattgattgttcagtgttatgtttaaggtacaaataaaacaaaagcaaaagttactcaaattcgttgatttttgtaatagttaagaaggaaaatattttaatgctatttatttaatacagttggaaattagaaaatctaatgttgagattgaaagatatatattattctctattaccttacagcttatgcattattttaacaggtccagacgctgtctcaaatgggcggtgcaagctgtggagacacagtgagacgaatgatgaggaggatagggacctatggggtctggtctcagtattcactcgttgggcgcaagaggaaacgtgtcttcaaaaccttggatatttgtaatgtaataataagtacgtaaatttgacatttttttggattatatatatgtctgcatgtattatgtattatacttgcatgcttgttaatgacttgtattctagtcttgtgggtatctcctttctcctacgggccaaatgctttgttcttacctagcattttgctttgtttgggtatgaatgtttgtgtaccttcattgtatattttgcaaaatttgccatatatctcattactcctctgcctagcaacaagtctgtctaattatactcaataactatttttcaaagttccccatagtgtcctttattgaaatagagttcatgaaccgtttcaatatccttattttcttctagattatatcttaaagtatatttaaatgttattgtgacattgcattgcaattgagctgcgttgttaaccattctgttcatttcatgagtatattttattttctattttttcatatcattttttttatctgtttttatttttcagtgatgggaatatcagatcatttgatgttcccatcagaaaattgggaaagtcagatcttttgatgttcccaattttcagatggaagcatcagaccatcatggaatgcatgggatgaggtagtttagaatggtggggaggacgacaggggggatggtggggaagacgagggaacagaggagagggtaatggtggggaggacgaggggacaggggaatggagaatgctggggaggacaaaggggacgaggggacggaggaagactggagaacaggggaacacctaaataaaagccaacaatgttattactctgtggcttcttgtctcctgacaaaaagaattataattatatatattaattaattcttataactttccagaagcctgtatcaacacccacactaatgcaactgaaagagatgttgagacaagtattgctgatatgttgaagaacgccccaaacaaacacggtggaaacagatacaaggtaaagtttgccaatttgctgtagtctaattcaatctctttttagtaatctttgtgaacatttatgctatgaataagataaaataatgtaattgattttgactaaatatgtagatatatttaattttctgagcactaataatgaaagaaaaccaaaataagaggtggctactatctctaataatgggctggaataatacaggatataataatatatatatatatataaatatatatacatatatttatatatatatatatatttatttatataaatatatatatgatatatatattctattctattagtctattctattctatagttttatatagattcttgttttagtttttttctataatatggaaagggtttttaattaataaattaaatattatataataaaataatgtattattgaaaacaattagtgacaaacaatatttcattacagggtggtgaagcaagaatacatgtgcatcacatagcagagatatattttattattcgtcatatatatgacgaataatgaaaacagcggagagcctggtgcatggcataccgctgaatcttctctaatgtctatatagaagaatctttgtttctgtgtgtatatatgtatatatatcattaataaaatatatatatatatatatatatatatatatatatatatatatatatatatatatatatatatatatataacctatatatatatatatatatatatatatatatatatatatatatatatatatatatatatatatatatatatatatataacctatatatatatatatatatatatatatatttatatatatatttatatatatatttatatatatatttatatatatatttatatatatatatatttatatatatatttatatatatatttatatatatatatttatatatatatttatatatatatttatatatatatttatatatatatatatatatttatatatatatttatatatatatatatatttatatatatatttatatatatatttatatatatatatatatatttatatatatatttatatatatatttatatatatatttatatatatatttatatatatatttatatatatatatatatatttatatatatatttatatatatatttatatatatatatttatatatatatttatatatatatatatatttatatatatatatatttatatatatatttatatatatatttatatttatatatatatttatatatatatttatatatatatatatatatttatatatatatttatatatatatatatatttatatatatatatatatttatatatatatatatttatatatatatatatttatatatatatttatatatatatatatatatttatatatatatatatatttatatatatatatatatttatatatatatatatttatatatatatatttatatatatatatttatatatatatatatatatttatatatatatatatatttatatatatatatatatttatatatatatatatatttatatatatatttatatatatatttatatatatatttatatatatatatatttatatatatatatatttatatatatatatatttatatatatatatatttatatatatatatatatttatatatatatatatttatatatatatatatttatatatatatatatatttatatatatatatatatttatatatatatatatatatatatttatatatatatatatatatttatatatatatatatatttatatatatatatatatatttatatatatatatatatatttatatataactgaaaactcacaccccagaagtgactcgaacccatactcccacaactggtatgtacagggacgccttaatccgcttgaccatcacgaccggacataaggaagtgatagccgaggctatatgaaccacttccccgccggcactcggatggtaatcttgggcatagcattttatcaaatcacctcattctttggggcacacgtgaggaacacaaatgcaaacaagcctgaatggtccccaggactatatacaactgaaaactcacaccccagaagtgactcgaacccatactcccacaactggtatgtacagggacgccttaatccgcttgaccatcacgaccggacataaggaagtgatagccgaggctatatgaaccacttccccgccggcactcggatggtaatcttgggcatagcattttatcaaatcacctcattctttggggcacacgtgaggaacacaaatgcaaacaagcctgaatggtccccaggactatatacaactgaaaactcacaccccagaagtgactcgaacccatactcccacaactggtatgtacagggacgccttaatccgcttgaccatcacgaccggacataaggaagtgatagccgaggctatatgaaccacttccccgccggcactcggatggtaatcttgggcatagcattttatcaaatcacgtcattctttggggcacacgtgaggaacacaaatgcaaacaagcctgaatggtccccaggactatatacaactgaaaactcacaccccagaagtgactcgaacccatactcccacaactggtatgtacagggacgccttaatccgcttgaccatcacgaccggacataaggaagcggattaaggcgtccctgtacatacaagttgtgggagtatgggttcgagtcacttctggggtgtgagttttcagttgtatatagtcctggggaccattcaggcttgtttgcatttgtgttcctcacgtgtgccccaaagaatgaggtgatttgataaaatgctatgcccaagattaccatccgagtgccggcggggaagtggttcatatagcctcggctatcacttccttatgtccggtcgtgatggtcaagcggattaaggcgtccctgtacataccagttgtgggagtatgggttcgagtcacttctggggtgtgagttttcagttgtatatagtcctggggaccattcaggcttgtttgcatttgtgttcctcacgtgtgccccaaagaatgaggtgatttgataaaatgctatgcccaagattaccatccgagtgccggcggggaagtggttcatatagcctcggctatcacttccttatgtccggtcgtgatggtcaagcggattaaggcgtccctgtacataccagttgtgggagtatgggttcgagtcacttctggggtgtgagttttcagttgtatatagtcctggggaccattcaggcttgtttgcatatttatatatatatatatatttatatatatatatatatttatatttatatatatatttatatatatatttatatatatatttatatatatatatatttatatatatatatatatatttatatatatatatatatttatatatatatatatttatatatatatatatatttatatatatatatatatatttatatatatatatatatatttatatatatatatatatttatatatatatatatatttatatatatatttatatatatatatatatatttatatatatatatatatttatatatatatatatatttatatatatatatatatttatatatatatatatatttatatatatatatatttatatatatatatatatttatatatatatatatatttatatatatatatttatatatatatatatttatatatatatatttatatatatatatatatatttatatatatatatatatttatatatatatattaggttaggtttggtagggttggttagttatcatatatctacgtataactagctagttttacctttatatatataatatttatatatatatatatattatataaaaagtttgtgaggaagacctctggtgccaatgtggggacccatagcataggagaagaaaataaaaagtattcagaggagaccttgtggtcactcactaaacactaatattatcttctaccaccccccattcttttgtatgtacacatatatttgctttatttgaactttgttacaaagagggagttacatataggttacaaagatggttatcatatatatattatttatatatatatatattatttatatatatatatatattatttatatatatatattatttatatatatatatattatttatatatatatatattatttatatatatatattatttatatatatatatattatttatatatatatattatttatatatatatatattatttatatataaatatattatttatatataaatatattatttatatataaatatattatttatatataaatatattatttatatataaatatatatatatatatataatatatatactattacactacattattatgtattacactaatatatatatatatatatatatatatatatatatatatatatatatatatatatatatatatattatataaattatttatatatatattatatatataattatataggtcatatgtttttgtatttttgctgatttgttagtaaataataaaagaaatataaattatttgatttttttacccttaaattggttttaatatttaaattgaaaacactaatataatataaaaaatttattatttaaaatatttaaaatatttaaatatatttaaaaataaatattttttattttcaagaaatttaactttaaacacaaagatgtgaaaatggttcagataaggctcaaacctttcacaagagattcatattggtgtatgaatggattatgaatgactcatgttaggagtgtaagttgccacaacatctcaaattagtgttagatacatatgtcttggttataagttttggaaacctatttaagtccacacacaatatcgtatctgatacgataaaacaaacgtttccaatactttcaaatactttccagatatgttgtggcaacctaaaattgtttgctgggtggcggctggtggtgggtggtggcgggtggcggctggtggtgggcggcgggtggcggctggtggcggccagctgggacacacccttctccactgaaggtctgagtacaactaaccatat is from Procambarus clarkii isolate CNS0578487 chromosome 54, FALCON_Pclarkii_2.0, whole genome shotgun sequence and encodes:
- the LOC138352509 gene encoding uncharacterized protein — encoded protein: MLKNAPNKLGGNRYKVQTLSQMGGASCGDTVRRMMRRIGTYGVWSQYSLVGRKRKRVFKTLDICNVIIKACINTHTNATERDVETSIADMLKNAPNKHGGNRYKGGEARIHVHHIAEIYFIIRHIYDE